Proteins co-encoded in one Papaver somniferum cultivar HN1 chromosome 5, ASM357369v1, whole genome shotgun sequence genomic window:
- the LOC113280728 gene encoding endochitinase EP3-like, producing the protein MVYLNYFKFISVIGILLGYFVQGIAGQNCGCSGNLCCSQYGYCGTGDAYCGKGCQSGPCSTSSSVSLESIATPDFFSGIVSQADSGCAGKNFYSYDAFLEASKSYPSFGRTGSMDDSKREIAAFFAHVTHLTGHFCYKEEINGSSKDYCDKGNKQFPCASGKGYYGRGPIQLTWNYNYGPAGKSIGFDGINDPETVTNDAVISFKTAFWFWMNNIHSIITSNQGFGPTVRAINGMECNGGNSEAVQARVSYYNTYCTQLSVEPGNNLSC; encoded by the exons ATGGTGTACCTTAACTACTTCAAATTTATTTCTGTTATTGGAATCCTGCTAGGATACTTTGTACAGGGCATTGCTGGTCAGAATTGTGGCTGTTCAGGGAATTTATGTTGCAGCCAATACGGCTACTGCGGTACAGGAGATGCCTACTGTGGTAAAGGCTGCCAATCAGGTCCTTGCAGTACTAGCAGTAGTGTCTCCCTTGAGAGTATTGCAACACCAGATTTCTTCAGCGGGATAGTAAGTCAAGCTGATTCTGGATGTGCCGGAAAGAATTTCTATTCATATGATGCTTTCCTTGAAGCTTCTAAATCATACCCTAGTTTTGGTAGAACTGGGAGTATGGATGATTCTAAACGTGAAATTGCTGCATTCTTCGCTCATGTTACACACCTCACTGGAC ATTTCTGTTACAAAGAAGAGATAAATGGATCAAGCAAGGACTATTGTGACAAGGGAAACAAACAATTTCCATGCGCTTCTGGAAAGGGATATTACGGTCGAGGACCAATACAACTAACTTGGAATTACAACTACGGACCAGCCGGTAAAAGCATTGGATTTGATGGTATAAATGATCCAGAAACAGTAACTAATGATGCTGTGATCTCATTTAAGACAGCATTTTGGTTTTGGATGAATAATATTCATTCGATTATCACTTCTAACCAAGGATTTGGTCCAACGGTCCGTGCAATCAATGGTATGGAGTGCAACGGTGGAAACTCGGAAGCCGTGCAAGCTAGGGTTAGTTACTACAATACTTATTGTACTCAACTTAGTGTGGAACCAGGGAACAACCTTTCTTGTTAG
- the LOC113280729 gene encoding cyclin-dependent kinase F-4-like yields MGDFTLLEKVGEGSFGHVWKAKDNRSNEIVAMKQMKESYSSLEEGLELTEVKALIKLRDDETIVRLRDVVFVNQVLYLVFNYVESTLQRLMDDRISLSKEPVRIRVGLFSESEIRGWSREIFRSLVQMHRPGGYIHRDLKPANLLVTKRYNFIKIADFGQALEIGCQSPCSDYVTTLWYRAPEVLLNSASHNSAVDMWAMGAIIAELYSFSALFPGENREDQLDKICSVIGSPTYESWPEGIQLGNSCGYKFPQILPCGLSSMLPSASPEAVDLIKSLCSWDPKKRSTALEALQHPYFAPDMRALPETTTSAKFDQRL; encoded by the coding sequence ATGGGTGATTTTACTCTGCTTGAGAAAGTTGGCGAAGGATCATTCGGACACGTCTGGAAAGCTAAAGATAATCGAAGTAACGAAATTGTAGCAatgaagcagatgaaggaatcaTATTCATCGTTGGAAGAAGGCCTTGAACTTACAGAAGTCAAGGCATTGATTAAACTCAGGGACGATGAAACTATCGTCAGACTCAGAGACGTTGTCTTTGTAAATCAAGTGTTATATTTGGTATTTAATTACGTAGAATCTACTCTGCAACGCCTTATGGATGATAGGATCAGTCTTAGTAAGGAACCTGTAAGGATCAGGGTTGGGCTTTTTTCAGAGTCTGAAATACGAGGCTGGTCTCGTGAAATCTTTCGCTCTCTTGTCCAGATGCACCGGCCTGGTGGATATATCCATCGAGATCTAAAACCAGCTAACTTGCTGGTTACTAAACGTTACAATTTCATAAAGATTGCAGATTTTGGTCAAGCTCTGGAAATCGGATGTCAATCACCTTGTTCGGATTATGTTACTACTCTGTGGTACCGAGCACCTGAAGTGTTGTTGAATTCGGCTTCACACAACTCTGCTGTTGATATGTGGGCGATGGGTGCAATAATTGCTGAATTATATTCTTTTAGTGCTCTTTTTCCTGGTGAGAATCGAGAAGATCAGCTGGATAAGATTTGCAGTGTAATCGGAAGTCCAACTTATGAGTCGTGGCCAGAAGGAATACAACTTGGTAATTCGTGCGGTTACAAGTTTCCTCAAATACTTCCATGTGGTCTTTCTTCAATGCTTCCTTCTGCTAGTCCTGAGGCTGTAGATCTGATTAAATCCCTTTGTTCTTGGGATCCAAAAAAGAGATCAACAGCTTTGGAGGCTCTGCAGCATCCTTACTTTGCGCCCGATATGCGTGCATTACCAGAAACGACTACAAGTGCAAAGTTCGATCAGAGATTATAG